TTTACAGCAATCAGGAACCACTTTAACCTACTGGTGTATCGCTTGAGTCCTCCATCTCCTTCCCAACCTTTCTGACTGAAGTTACCGCAAAATACGAAAGCCATAGGTCTGAATTCTACAGCTTCGGCGTAACCTTCCAACATCCGCCGCAGAGCCGGTATCGTACGTGGATGATCTAGCCATACATCGGAAAGGACAACAAAGGACACTTGGGTATTAGCCTGTATTGACGGAAGGTATTTCTGCTGAAAGCTCGTGTCAGCATGCAATAACACACCAGGTTCGAGCCGATGACTGACCTCTTCCTTCAATGACATAGCTCCTCCACCTAGAAAGTCCACATGTCCATGCAGACCTCTGCACCTaatatgtcagcttcatgctcctcatctttcaagaagaagatctagCTCACCTCGCTATATCTCGTTTCTCACTAGGGGGATGACCCATAGCCAGTACTCTGATAGTCTCATCTATCGTATATTCCCCTTCTATCAGTACCATACATCCTTCGGTGAACAGACCTTCTCCCGGTACCTAAGggtatgtcagcttcttGCCTTTCTTGATTCCTGTCACAGGAAGCTCACAGCGTCATCCATGTCCAGCACTACTCTTCCTTCACCGTCCTCGACACATAATCTGCCTTCTGGGTCTCTGGATAGCATTCCAAACAGCAAGAATAACTGGCCGGCTCTGCCAAGTAGATTACGTGTTGATGTCAACTTGAGGTAATTCGATCGGTCATGTCCTCCTATTGCCGGTGGTGTGAAATTTTCGTTTCTGAGTATAATCTATTGAAATAGTCAACGTCAATCATCTGTCACTGAAAGAGTAGGTACAGTAATGTAACGGACCTCTTTGATGATTCCCCATCTTTCTCTTAGGAATGCCGATCTACTGGATGCTTGGCCAGCTAAACAAGGCTTGAACTTTGTTCTTTGTGTCACATTCGTGGATTAGTTTCACATTAGATAACAGATGAAAGAAACTTACGTGGTGAAGCCTCCTCTAACTGGATCAAAATGTACTGGCGGCATATCGAAGGAATCTATCACTGAGAAGTGTGACTCGACATTAATTTCTGATGGATCCGCCTGAGCGGTATCATCTGTATTCTATGTGAACAAGCGATTATGAGCCACCGTATAGAGAAACTTAGGTCAAAAGGGATGAAGGCTTTGAAGAGATTTTACCCACACCTAGTTGTAGACTTTCATATGCCTTCTGTAATGCGGGGAGTGACACGAGAGATGAAGACTCTGCGAGGCAtaggaaaggaaaatgagCTATACTTTAATTAAAGCGCGGGGCAATATCGagctcaccttctcctttcagATACTCTTTAGCCCAGAATTCAAGTCCTATgatccattcatcttccggtATTTCATTCTAGTGGTAGGACTTGcagatcagcttctaatGTAATGTTGATTTTCAGGGTCAAATGACCAATTTCATATAGtagattcactcacttctaCCAAGACCTGCTCGATGTATTGCATGACAGCTGAAGGAATAGTAAGTGAATATTTGGTCGAAAAGACCTATACCCATAGAGATATCATCAGATATATATCCTAAAACAAATTTGATTTTTACAACtgagaactcaccttcacgaTGGCTGCTCTCAGCAAATTGACCATCCTGTGCTCTCGTCCTTGACTTATGGCCGTGATAGATACGGTATGATAAGATAGGCAATCTCCAATAACAACATTCTTTACGCGtttttctttctatcttttcGACTTGCTCAATGTTGTCTGGCTTCCTCCACCTCGCGTGCAACTCTATATTACGTAAGGCATCAAACATGTTTGACTGGAATAGGCGAAGGTGCGGATAGGAAGAAGTGCAGTGCCATAATAGGCATGCGATGATAATCCGGGGAAAGTGATATTTCAGACCCGGGGGTTTTACTACTGTATAGTCTGCGAAGGGAAAACGAGGAGGAAGCTAAAACAGTTTGATTTCATTGTCTCGTCTgagaagaattgatcaatacTTTACAACATCAATAGCAAGTCTTCATCACTCATAGATACAGAGCAAGATGTCGATGAGAAAGCTGACGGGTGAGTGACTCGTTATATTGCTGACAAGCTTTGTGAGATGAGAGCTGATagttttgcttttctttccattcttctttacttggCCACCCTTCAACTTGACATATAACCTAAATTCATCATGG
Above is a genomic segment from Kwoniella shivajii chromosome 8, complete sequence containing:
- a CDS encoding DNA polymerase epsilon subunit B, which produces MVNLLRAAIVKVFSTKYSLTIPSAVMQYIEQVLVENEIPEDEWIIGLEFWAKEYLKGEESSSLVSLPALQKAYESLQLGNTDDTAQADPSEINVESHFSVIDSFDMPPVHFDPVRGGFTTTKFKPCLAGQASSRSAFLRERWGIIKEIILRNENFTPPAIGGHDRSNYLKLTSTRNLLGRAGQLFLLFGMLSRDPEGRLCVEDGEGRVVLDMDDAVPGEGLFTEGCMVLIEGEYTIDETIRVLAMGHPPSEKRDIARGLHGHVDFLGGGAMSLKEEQKYLPSIQANTQVSFVVLSDVWLDHPRTIPALRRMLEGYAEAVEFRPMAFVFCGNFSQKGWEGDGGLKRYTNGFNSLTDLLLEFPLLHASHFVFVPGPLDPWSSTTLPRPAIPSVFASRLTQRIPRARFVSNPCRLRYFGMELVICREDLMGKMVRNLVGVKKEGEADMKRYLVQTILDQTHLSPLPISIRPTLWEYDHALRLYPMPSAVVLADKYERYELTYEGCHVFNPGRFVGSGGEGGGEFEWSMYYPATGRSERR